In Malus sylvestris chromosome 16, drMalSylv7.2, whole genome shotgun sequence, the following are encoded in one genomic region:
- the LOC126609103 gene encoding TPD1 protein homolog 1B-like: protein MTLMVTFCNAQGLHSATTLQSQHANSTHRKLLQQASCRAEEISISQTQIPGTGIPKYAVEIVNTCTSDCAPSQIHVHCGQFASAEVIPKSIFTRIADDDCLVIGGETLKSNDVISFTYFNTFKFPISFKSAHFC from the exons ATGACGCTCATGGTTACATTCTGCAATGCACAAGGATTACATTCTG CAACAACTTTGCAATCCCAACATGCAAACTCAACCCACAGAAAGCTTTTGCAACAAG CCAGCTGCAGAGCCGAAGAGATAAGCATCTCACAGACCCAAATTCCAGGAACTGGGATCCCAAAGTACGCAGTAGAGATTGTGAACACCTGCACTTCTGATTGTGCTCCTTCACAAATCCATGTCCACTGTGGTCAGTTTGCTTCTGCAGAAGTTATACCCAAATCCATCTTCACAAGGATCGCGGACGATGATTGCTTGGTGATTGGAGGAGAGACGTTGAAGTCGAACGATGTCATCAGCTTCACTTACTTCAACACCTTCAAGTTCCCCATTTCTTTTAAGTCTGCCCATTTTTGCTGA